TTGATCACGGGAAACGAGGGAATTGACCGAAGTCCGGACTGCGTTTTTCTTTGAATGCGTCGCGACCTTCTTTTGCTTCGTCAGTTGTGTAGTACAATAACGTTGCATCTCCAGCTAGTTGTTGAATACCAGCTAGACCGTCTGTGTCTGCGTTGAATGCAGCTTTTAGGAAACGAAGTGCCATTGGGCTGTTTGCTAAAATTTCTTGTGCCCATTGTACTGTTTCTGCTTCAAGCTCTTCTAATGGTACTACAGTGTTTACTAAGCCCATATCAAGTGCTTCTTGAGCACTATATTGACGGCATAGGTACCAAATTTCGCGAGCTTTCTTGTGGCCTACCATACGAGCTAAGTAACCAGCTCCGTATCCACCGTCAAAGCTTCCTACTTTAGGACCTGTTTGTCCGAATACAGCGTTGTCTGCAGCGATTGTTAAGTCACATACGATATGAAGTACGTGTCCACCACCGATTGCATAACCTGCTACCATTGCGATAACTGGTTTAGGAATTGCGCGAATTAGACGTTGTAAGTCTAATACGTTTAAACGAGGGATTTGGTCGTCACCTACATATCCACCATGACCGCGAACTTTTTGGTCGCCGCCAGAACAGAATGCACGTCCACCTTCACCTGTTAAAATGATAACGCCAACATTTGCATCATCACGAGCTTGTGCAAAAGCGTCGATTAACTCCATTACCGTTTTAGGACGGAATGCGTTATGTACTTCAGGGCGGTTAATCGAAATCTTTGCGATACCATTGTATGTTGAATAAATAATATCTTCGTAATTGCCTTCTTTTACCCATTCAATAGCCATTACAACTACCTCCTTGTATATTTCTGATCTCCTCTATAAGTGTAACTTCATTCTTAACTGAAAAAAGCATCACTGCATAGTTTTTAGAAATCCCTTTACTATTGTATCAAACTTTTCCGGTTGTTCCACATGAATTGCATGGCCAGCACCATGAATTTTGACAAATTTCGCGTCAGAGATGCATTTTTCAATATTTTTTAATATACGAAAGAACTTTTCATCATACTCTCCGTTCATTAAAAGAACAGGTATTTTTAAGTTTTTCAGCTCATCCCACCATGAAGGCTGAGCCCCCGTTCCCATGCCCCGCAAGCTATTTGCAAGTCCTTTTGGATTGTTAGCAAGTCGTTCTTTTCGCACCGCTTCTTGTACGTTTTTTGCTAAACGTTTTTGCGTTTCAAAAAGCGGAATATTTTCCCACATGGATACAAAACTTTCTATGTCTTCTCGCTCAATTTTATCGGCAAGTCGATCATCTTTTTCACGACGTTCTTTTCTATCTGCTTCGTTTTCGAGCCCAGCTGTACAATTTTCTAATAAAAGAGAGTGTACATAATCTGGATATAGACATGCCATCGTAATCGCCAATCTACCGCCCATTGAATAGCCAAGTATATGTGCTTTTTCAATATGAAGGTAATCTAATAGTTCTTTCATTTGCAATGCCACATTTCGGATGTCATAATGCACAACATTTTCAGGACTCTCAGTCTTTCCGTGTCCAACAAGATCCACTACAATAACTTGAAACTGCTCACTCCATGAAGAGACAAAAGAACGCCACGTTTCCATGCTTCCCGTAAAACCATGAAGAAGTAGAAGTGGTTCCCCGCTTCCGACTACTTCATATTCATACGATACACCTTGCAGCGTTACTTTCATTTTGATTCACCTTGTAAAGATGTAGTAATTACGTCCATCGTTTTTGCCCATAATGTACGGTGCAATGTTAAGTTCTCATCACGATTCGTACAAATTTCCACAACGTGTAAACCTTCTGTCGTCGTTCCTTTTCGAACTTCTTCTCGGAATTGCTCCCAACCATTTACACGGCTAAATGAACCGCCGTACATTTTGACAACATGCTCATAATCAAGTCCAATTGGTGTTCCAAATAATGATTCAAAATGTTCCTTTTTCTCATACTGTGGTAAGAATGAGAAAATACCCCCACCATCATTATTTACAACGACAATTGTTATATTTAATTCATGTAATTTCGCTGCTAACAGTCCATTTAAATCGTGATAAAATGATAAATCACCAATTACTAATACAAGTGGGTCGCAAATAACGCTTGCTCCTAGAGCTGTCGAAATGATTCCATCAATACCATTTACACCACGGTTTGCCATCACATGGATGTTTTTATCCGATGTGAAGAAGAATGAGTCTGTATCACGAATTGGCATACTATTGCTCGCAAATAACGTTGCGTCTTCTGGTAATACGCGCACAATATCTGTAATAACCTTTCCTTCAAATGCAGTTTCATATGTTTCCATTTCACGAAGCGTTTCCTTCGTTTTTTCGTTTATATGTTGCCACATTAGGGACCAATCATTCTTTTTCATAACTGGCATTTTTTCTATTGCTGCCTTGCAGAATTCAATGTCACTTGCTTGCACAACTTCTGTCGCAACAAGAGCTGGATCTCTCCATTGTCCTGATTCATCGACAACGATATGAACTGCTTTTGTTTGTTTTTTTATGAACTGCGTTAATGATTTAGAAACAGGCATACCACCAAAGCGAATTAAAACGTCCCCGTTCCATGTTTCTTTTAACTTTTCATTTCGTAAAAATGTATCATAACAGTCAATTACCATCGTTTTATCGTGGTGTCCGCTACGAATATTAGAAAGTGGGTCTGCTAATATAGGATAGCCAGTTTTTTCAGCTAGTTGCGTTGCAAACATTGCA
This DNA window, taken from Bacillus cereus ATCC 14579, encodes the following:
- the menB gene encoding 1,4-dihydroxy-2-naphthoyl-CoA synthase, translated to MAIEWVKEGNYEDIIYSTYNGIAKISINRPEVHNAFRPKTVMELIDAFAQARDDANVGVIILTGEGGRAFCSGGDQKVRGHGGYVGDDQIPRLNVLDLQRLIRAIPKPVIAMVAGYAIGGGHVLHIVCDLTIAADNAVFGQTGPKVGSFDGGYGAGYLARMVGHKKAREIWYLCRQYSAQEALDMGLVNTVVPLEELEAETVQWAQEILANSPMALRFLKAAFNADTDGLAGIQQLAGDATLLYYTTDEAKEGRDAFKEKRSPDFGQFPRFP
- the menH gene encoding 2-succinyl-6-hydroxy-2,4-cyclohexadiene-1-carboxylate synthase, producing MKVTLQGVSYEYEVVGSGEPLLLLHGFTGSMETWRSFVSSWSEQFQVIVVDLVGHGKTESPENVVHYDIRNVALQMKELLDYLHIEKAHILGYSMGGRLAITMACLYPDYVHSLLLENCTAGLENEADRKERREKDDRLADKIEREDIESFVSMWENIPLFETQKRLAKNVQEAVRKERLANNPKGLANSLRGMGTGAQPSWWDELKNLKIPVLLMNGEYDEKFFRILKNIEKCISDAKFVKIHGAGHAIHVEQPEKFDTIVKGFLKTMQ
- the menD gene encoding 2-succinyl-5-enolpyruvyl-6-hydroxy-3-cyclohexene-1-carboxylic-acid synthase; translation: MNNHIEALSYYLGAFVDELTRLDVCDVVISPGSRSTPIALLMEQHEGMNTYLHVDERSAGFFALGIAKAKKRPVALLCTSGTAAANYYPAVCEAFHSRVPLIVLTADRPHELRDVGAPQAMNQFNLYGTFVKQFTEMALPEASEAMYHYARMTTQRIVANACLAPQGPVHLNFPVREPLIPDFSLESLWDKGRSEYTGVVQQGNAVMPSEYVDSLVGRLSHMEKGLIICGDDSHAEIAMFATQLAEKTGYPILADPLSNIRSGHHDKTMVIDCYDTFLRNEKLKETWNGDVLIRFGGMPVSKSLTQFIKKQTKAVHIVVDESGQWRDPALVATEVVQASDIEFCKAAIEKMPVMKKNDWSLMWQHINEKTKETLREMETYETAFEGKVITDIVRVLPEDATLFASNSMPIRDTDSFFFTSDKNIHVMANRGVNGIDGIISTALGASVICDPLVLVIGDLSFYHDLNGLLAAKLHELNITIVVVNNDGGGIFSFLPQYEKKEHFESLFGTPIGLDYEHVVKMYGGSFSRVNGWEQFREEVRKGTTTEGLHVVEICTNRDENLTLHRTLWAKTMDVITTSLQGESK